A single region of the Brachypodium distachyon strain Bd21 chromosome 3, Brachypodium_distachyon_v3.0, whole genome shotgun sequence genome encodes:
- the LOC100841135 gene encoding LOW QUALITY PROTEIN: tRNA(His) guanylyltransferase 2-like (The sequence of the model RefSeq protein was modified relative to this genomic sequence to represent the inferred CDS: inserted 3 bases in 2 codons) has translation MSALVRRNQKYSPSTPSLQWTMCSFRIRCLVLLWCRVMANSEFEYVKREFEFDRRLPASNWIVVRIDGCHFHRFSKIHAFEKPNDESALKLTNSCATSMLDKFPDIVFSYGVSDEYSFIFKEATEFYQRRESKILSLCVSYFTSAYVMKWKDFFPNKELREPPYFDGRVVCYPNMKTILDYLAWRQVDCHINNHYNTCFWMLVMSGKTEKEAQQTLKGTFXKDKNKLLSQQFRINYXFRKGSSVYRDKVETKVKTNDYGNPIKRMWLAVTVSNVDIIGPEFWEKHQYILRQEKYRYEYVKKFDNINRLPRCNWTVVCISACQFDQFSLIHSFDKPNDETALRLMDASASLMMERFPDIIFAYGFSNEYSFVFQENTELYQRHERLIISSCSSCFTSFYMMKWKEFFPNKELVQPPHFEAEVLCYPKPKIVRAYLSWRQAECHNRNQYNTCFWMLVKSGIGENEVHEILKGTLSKDKNELLFQQFQMNYNNVPAMFRKGSCTYRQKVGKIAEVEDSGDVAEAPWDVAVAHVDMGPEFGESTIVFLIENDI, from the exons ATGTCGGCGCTTGTTAGAAGGAACCAAAAATATTCCCCATCTACTCCCTCTTTGCAATGGACAAT GTGTAGCTTCAGGATCAGGTGTCTTGTACTCTTGTGGTGTCGAGTGATGGCAAATAGCGAGTTTGAGTACGTGAAGAGGGAGTTCGAGTTTGACCGCCGCCTCCCAGCTTCCAACTGGATTGTTGTCCGCATCGATGGCTGCCATTTCCACCG ATTCTCGAAGATACATGCCTTCGAGAAACCAAATGATGAGAGTGCTTTAAAACTAACGAACTCTTGTGCCACTTCTATGCTCGATAAATTCCCTGACATAGTGTTTTCTTATGGTGTTAGCGATGAATACAG TTTTATTTTCAAAGAGGCAACAGAATTCTATCAAAGGCGAGAAAG CAAAATTCTCTCTTTATGTGTTTCTTACTTCACATCTGCGTATGTAATGAAGTGGAAAGATTTCTTTCCTAATAAAGAGTTGAGGGAGCCTCCATATTTTGACGGCCGAGTTGTATGCTATCCAAATATGAAAACCATTCTGGATTATTTGGCATGGAGGCAAGTGGACT GTCATATAAATAATCACTACAATACATGTTTCTGGATGTTGGTGATGTCtggaaaaactgaaaaagagGCACAACAAACGTTGAAG GGAACAT TCAAGGACAAGAATAAGTTGCTTTCTCAGCAGTTCCGAATCAACTA GTTCCGAAAAGGATCCAGTGTTTATCGAGACAAG GTGGAGACAAAGGTGAAAACTAATGACTATGGGAATCCCATAAAAAGGATGTGGTTAGCTGTTACAGTATCAAATGTCGATATCATAGGACCTGAATTTTGGGAAAAACATCAATACATTCTTCGACAAG AAAAATATAGATACGAGTATGTGAAGAAGTTCGACAACATCAATAGGCTTCCACGTTGTAATTGGACTGTTGTTTGTATTAGCGCCTGCCAGTTTGACCA ATTCTCACTGATCCATTCATTTGACAAGCCAAACGATGAGACTGCTCTAAGATTGATGGACGCTTCTGCTTCTCTGATGATGGAGCGATTCCCCGATATTATCTTTGCCTATGGTTTTAGCAATGAATACAG CTTTGTGTTCCAGGAGAACACTGAATTATATCAGAGACATGAGAG ATTAATCATTTCTTCATGTTCATCATGTTTCACTTCTTTCTACATGATGAAGTGGAAAGAATTTTTCCCCAACAAAGAGTTAGTGCAGCCACCACACTTCGAGGCTGAAGTTCTCTGTTACCCAAAACCAAAGATCGTTCGTGCTTATTTGTCATGGAGGCAAGCAGAAT GTCACAACAGGAACCAATACAATACATGCTTTTGGATGTTAGTGAAATCTGGAATAGGCGAAAACGAAGTTCATGAGATACTGAAG GGAACATTATCAAAGGACAAGAATGAGTTACTTTTTCAGCAATTTCAAATGAACTATAACAATGTACCGGCTATGTTCCGAAAGGGTTCATGTACTTATCGTCAAAAG GTGGGGAAAATTGCTGAGGTGGAGGATAGCGGAGATGTTGCAGAAGCGCCCTGGGACGTAGCAGTGGCCCACGTGGACATGGGGCCAGAGTTTGGAGAAAGCACCATTGTATTTTTAATTGAAAATGATATCTAG
- the LOC100835543 gene encoding F-box/LRR-repeat protein At3g58980, translated as MEKGTLDDRLSNLPDDILLAILDRLDVRDAARASVFSRRWRQLPAMLSRLQIDVRDFLNRQDRTCYAKEAARSNATIAEVTKSLLLRRELTGNTIYRLCITFFLREKDHISIGCAVDRAMVTQKVEIVEFDVLTETRYMLFDEEHLVRYGRQFTAFFDACPDAFGGLTRLRLEYLRFGELDIANILVTCKRLKHLRLFRCDSGDCTMLQVEHAQLCELAIVDCCWERVELISLPKLTWLIFERWVSSQDPLSLGHVPLLEAVRFINVGLSGHEAVKLSKFLGDTSVRDRLGFESEKIWVQPERPTKGLASVFHKLRSVTLTEIPEECDLMWTLFILEASPNLKELCLTVWTHACKMVTDKEERRELGYSEEKGVEWDEPSDFQHHNLVTLTIFGFQALVAVHYVRRVMKVAMNLHDVFLYRRMLCPKCKASPPFYPCTELEGQLWKKWITNGMDTLATIHFPSCKAMGAAYPAKLQFP; from the exons ATGGAG AAAGGCACTCTCGATGATAGGCTCAGTAACTTGCCTGACGATATTTTGCTTGCCATCCTTGACCGGCTAGATGTCAGAGATGCTGCAAGAGCAAGCGTTTTCTCCAGACGATGGCGGCAGCTCCCTGCTATGTTATCTCGACTTCAGATAGACGTGCGGGATTTCTTGAACAGGCAGGATCGAACTTGCTACGCTAAAGAAGCTGCTAGGAGCAATGCAACCATAGCTGAAGTGACAAAAAGCCTATTGTTACGCAGAGAGTTGACCGGAAACACCATTTACCGCTTGTGCATAACCTTCTTCTTGAGAGAAAAGGACCACATATCCATTGGATGTGCTGTTGATCGTGCCATGGTAACCCAAAAGGTTGAGATAGTGGAATTCGATGTTTTGACTGAGACCCGTTACATGTTGTTTGATGAGGAACATCTCGTTCGTTATGGGAGACAATTTACTGCGTTCTTTGATGCTTGTCCGGATGCATTTGGTGGTCTGACACGCCTCCGCCTAGAGTATTTGCGTTTTGGGGAATTGGACATCGCTAACATTCTCGTCACTTGCAAGCGACTGAAGCATCTACGTCTGTTCCGTTGTGATTCAGGGGACTGTACCATGTTGCAAGTTGAGCATGCTCAACTCTGTGAGCTCGCTATCGTTGATTGTTGTTGGGAAAGGGTCGAGCTCATCTCACTCCCTAAACTGACATGGTTGATCTTTGAGCGTTGGGTATCTTCCCAAGATCCTTTATCTCTTGGTCATGTGCCATTGCTCGAGGCTGTCAGATTCATCAATGTTGGTCTTAGCGGGCACGAGGCGGTCAAGTTAAGTAAGTTCCTTGGTGATACCTCGGTGCGAGATAGGTTGGGATTTGAAAGCGAAAAG ATTTGGGTTCAGCCAGAGCGCCCGACGAAAGGGTTGGCATCTGTGTTCCACAAACTAAGATCTGTGACTCTGACTGAAATTCCTGAAGAGTGTGATCTCATGTGGACATTGTTCATTCTTGAAGCTTCTCCCAATCTGAAGGAGCTATGCTTGACG GTGTGGACTCATGCGTGCAAAATGGTAACGGATAAGGAGGAGAGAAGGGAACTCGGGTACAGTGAGGAGAAAGGTGTTGAGTGGGACGAACCAAGTGATTTCCAGCACCACAATCTGGTCACGCTTACGATCTTCGGATTTCAAGCTCTTGTGGCGGTGCACTATGTTAGACGTGTCATGAAAGTGGCGATGAATTTGCATGATGTTTTCCTGTACCGACGTATGTTGTGCCCAAAGTGCAAAGCGAGCCCTCCATTTTACCCGTGTACGGAATTGGAGGGGCAATTATGGAAGAAGTGGATTACCAACGGGATGGACACCTTAGCCACAATTCACTTCCCCAGCTGCAAAGCAATGGGGGCTGCATATCCTGCAAAGCTACAGTTTCCGTAG